The Leucobacter rhizosphaerae genome includes a region encoding these proteins:
- a CDS encoding AbiJ-NTD4 domain-containing protein → MSFADRFGYTRPEPQRTQVERDSDAVRLVLWNAVSRDGKSPLAAYRKLCEYSQQLPDASIWSDSYADESARLLLDQMTWLDVYEALEAEASTMKGPSRAELQKSVNRALSRSGIAYEMRGGRFEFYEPVANEFETRHDEDEAVASLTDEFEPVRKQYLSALRNLRSMPANLESAVADALNALEAVAKIIEGKAHATLGDVARNLFPDSPGYHVPLRLAIEKLYAYSNQLPGARHGRYAEPDVAHAETVMVVRTAGAIITFLITLHRGEAVAENAGADFEF, encoded by the coding sequence ATGTCGTTCGCAGATCGATTTGGGTACACGCGACCTGAGCCGCAACGCACCCAGGTCGAACGAGATAGCGACGCAGTGCGTCTCGTGCTGTGGAATGCAGTCAGCCGTGACGGGAAGAGTCCGCTTGCCGCATATCGAAAGCTCTGTGAATACTCCCAGCAGTTGCCTGATGCGAGTATCTGGAGCGACTCCTACGCCGATGAGTCCGCGCGGCTTCTCCTCGATCAGATGACCTGGCTCGACGTCTATGAGGCGTTGGAAGCCGAGGCTTCGACGATGAAGGGGCCGTCGCGCGCGGAACTGCAGAAGTCGGTGAACAGGGCCTTGTCGCGGAGCGGAATCGCCTATGAGATGCGTGGTGGCCGGTTCGAGTTCTACGAACCTGTCGCGAATGAGTTCGAGACTCGGCACGACGAGGACGAAGCAGTTGCGTCGTTGACCGATGAGTTCGAACCCGTGCGCAAGCAGTACCTGAGTGCGCTGCGTAACCTGCGCAGCATGCCCGCGAACCTCGAAAGCGCTGTGGCTGACGCGCTCAACGCGCTGGAGGCGGTTGCGAAGATTATCGAGGGGAAGGCCCACGCAACCCTAGGAGATGTTGCACGCAACCTGTTTCCGGACAGTCCTGGCTACCACGTTCCGCTTCGTCTCGCGATCGAGAAGCTCTACGCCTACTCGAACCAGCTTCCGGGGGCCCGCCATGGGCGCTACGCGGAGCCAGATGTCGCACACGCCGAAACGGTCATGGTTGTGCGAACGGCCGGCGCGATCATCACTTTCCTCATCACTCTGCATAGAGGTGAAGCAGTAGCCGAGAACGCTGGAGCTGACTTCGAGTTCTAG
- a CDS encoding AraC family transcriptional regulator, translating to MRDSRIVYKFVRAGTARFASPAGDLALAAGDVLAIDAGVSYQIAPDPGYEVTRVGFDRRYIIDQLYWLYTGLLPDRAAAKRMLDAIYRAPIHETRLDQPVLDRVCDILDRLDDALSQPLGLEHHAQAMSLSWSLITELGNLHATPPADPGIATHTSVLDLGARRSGPRTEARAVAELLTTEPGTPWTTAELAARVHLSPSQLRRVFTATYGMPPATYLARARAHRMAALLTEHPDLTISEAALHAGWHSRTHATAAFTRHHGVTPTQYRARTRDDA from the coding sequence ATGAGGGACTCGCGGATCGTGTACAAGTTCGTCAGGGCCGGGACCGCACGCTTCGCGTCCCCGGCCGGCGACCTCGCGCTCGCTGCCGGGGATGTGCTCGCGATCGACGCCGGAGTGAGCTACCAGATCGCCCCAGACCCCGGCTACGAAGTGACCCGGGTCGGGTTCGACCGCCGATACATCATCGATCAGCTCTACTGGCTGTACACTGGCCTGCTCCCGGATCGTGCCGCAGCAAAGCGCATGCTCGACGCCATCTACCGCGCCCCGATCCACGAGACCCGCCTCGACCAGCCGGTCCTCGACCGGGTGTGCGACATCCTCGACCGCCTCGACGACGCACTCTCACAGCCCCTAGGCCTGGAGCATCATGCGCAGGCGATGAGCCTGTCCTGGAGTCTCATCACCGAACTCGGGAACCTCCACGCTACCCCACCCGCAGACCCCGGCATCGCCACCCACACGAGTGTCCTCGACCTCGGGGCACGTCGTTCCGGGCCGAGAACCGAAGCCCGCGCTGTCGCGGAACTCCTCACCACCGAGCCCGGCACCCCCTGGACGACCGCGGAACTTGCCGCCCGCGTCCACTTGTCCCCGTCGCAGTTGCGGCGCGTGTTCACTGCCACCTATGGGATGCCGCCAGCCACCTACCTCGCGCGCGCCCGCGCACACCGCATGGCCGCCCTCCTCACCGAACACCCCGACCTCACCATCAGTGAAGCCGCACTGCATGCCGGATGGCACAGCCGCACCCACGCCACCGCCGCCTTCACCCGCCACCACGGAGTCACCCCCACCCAGTACCGTGCTCGCACCCGCGACGATGCATAG
- a CDS encoding SdrD B-like domain-containing protein, whose translation MTLALAFTLTPATMSWAEDSDTQTETPTTEAPATEAPVSEAPADAPETGSEDAPSPQDAPAPQGDEDAPAPADIDDPDPALPTLALDVRIKSDGTPGWEADSNAGNDSGPNNGIVRVNDTVTYEVEYAVPSGTAENTTFTITFPKGMEITELPGFCLADGSSITPETAGEPTIPLTADSIDELEEQTLVCNRGTIVSGTDIVDVTVKVLNLAHQGQDLPIAAAQIVADGYNGVAIDAADLPNVQASARLMWDISKNGVALQENTGYHYGPINTQCPWDTTRTCKQTTYHVLFSAPAGGKGAMPAIGDITFTDDLSPEAMYPSLSATDIAAIEADLEKYGSRAYNGATGYGVPGAKATGVQDGASRNETNSVRDSGTMNVVQAGPGTPAALTIKAPDMSLRTYPSEALRPVGTALPGDEAYAIAQALTVYTPVDVIRDFGTESSTHNSWTLPTFNSYTDLDIRGFDPVSDVQTSADQPGESATSLPAGVTGPVHWNDYRTTTPIVELTGAFRKRFAGLPGAEGNMTSTEFSPGNNTHGEGPPGGATIQSGGITVAPTQTVTSQMFFKGTKPDAPAPVSAIGCDAWDNTKLNLHAVDAPAAVGAGYTSAMQRVPSEGEAVWVSGYNNVPGTYFATDKSQVPNVTFQYSAAPGAEGAATECGDAQGPWYDDPSEVPGNDTALAADGIYTAVARVRAFVNLPEPVSNNTILGDGVYLVISIGLRVADNGMPTGTTLPNYGGVKMVVGEELTSEELLSHANNWSQATYTPETHAGSGGDRLILAHAQARIDKLVRKGDSGQFSDTPPQTTGGDLVQYRLQPSLTSGAATPGILKDVWVEDCLPGSQIYASASLTPVLVQSTTPTDSKRPACASGETYIRWVIPQHEVNRVMDPIIMSVNVDPTAEDGVYENTVVVWAEDDASTLEQRSDEAQIQISNIRGVRITKQPLTPVVQVNREGQVTNELNEWSVRFSNRLPGNAPVPNDPDIIDVLPKQGALGSDFHGSFTFHSAEVTDGSLQGQQVRILYTKNANPSEDPRNARNGSTGNITWCDAPSGGAVASGSGTVADCPASESEVTAVRVQRPGPFSTGSAIEFTIRMVGVDNRGGDVYVNRATGYADGLENAVRSAESPEVAIESSIGDYTWWDLNRDGIQNQWQGAAEQPATGIPVRVTGVDDLGNPVQIDTTTGEDDGKYVFEQLRSSNADGYTVTFTKPDGTEFTVKTAGDDRAVDSNADPATGAADAVVLGRDTHDLTIDAGLLPLGGVQINKALTGAGAGEFAASDTLKFQVVCTFDPQLDGVTPVEVLNQEVTLPVNGANAVTSDVMAGLPAFSSCTITETEHGSADAPAAPVTVTVPWDAVEEKSGTVTGSLTNFISAGSVQVSKTLAGDDVAVEAAKDRMFEILTTCQIEEENDLGETILTDVYSGVVKIKGGQTKYLVGDDGEPRLLPLNARCFGEEVNTGGAKASEVDFDSWENSVPVTDGTPEELQVLTISAVNTFENAELTVSKKVEGPGTGGFYGFALSCTIPGVGENGEVVDGEYVLPEGDATFRLKDGESKTIAVPAGVSCQVKETNVPDGAKVTITDSDDTTEGGVSDGIVTNLTGTDNTVKVLNTFQERPPLAITGGQMLGAAGLLGAGLLLVGGALFLLRKRRKEEEDATVTPAQG comes from the coding sequence TTGACGCTTGCGTTGGCGTTCACCCTCACCCCGGCCACGATGTCGTGGGCGGAAGATTCCGACACGCAGACCGAGACGCCTACGACCGAGGCCCCGGCAACCGAGGCGCCGGTGTCAGAGGCTCCGGCGGATGCGCCCGAGACGGGTAGCGAAGACGCGCCCTCACCCCAGGATGCCCCGGCACCGCAGGGCGACGAGGATGCCCCGGCACCGGCGGACATCGACGACCCCGACCCCGCGCTTCCGACCCTCGCACTCGATGTGCGCATCAAGTCCGACGGTACTCCGGGCTGGGAGGCCGATAGCAACGCGGGCAACGACTCCGGACCCAACAACGGGATCGTGCGGGTGAACGACACCGTCACCTACGAGGTCGAGTACGCGGTCCCTTCGGGTACGGCGGAGAACACGACGTTCACGATCACGTTCCCCAAGGGCATGGAGATCACCGAACTCCCCGGCTTCTGCCTGGCAGACGGCTCCTCGATCACGCCGGAAACCGCGGGCGAGCCTACGATCCCGCTGACCGCGGACTCGATCGACGAACTCGAAGAGCAGACCCTGGTCTGCAATCGCGGCACGATCGTGTCCGGCACCGACATCGTCGACGTCACCGTGAAGGTCCTGAACCTCGCCCATCAGGGCCAGGACCTCCCCATCGCCGCCGCACAGATCGTCGCCGACGGGTACAACGGCGTCGCGATCGACGCGGCTGATCTCCCGAACGTGCAGGCATCGGCACGGCTGATGTGGGACATCTCGAAGAATGGTGTCGCGCTGCAGGAGAACACCGGATACCACTACGGTCCGATCAATACTCAGTGCCCCTGGGATACTACCCGCACGTGCAAGCAGACCACCTATCATGTGCTGTTCTCGGCCCCGGCTGGCGGCAAGGGTGCGATGCCGGCGATCGGTGACATCACCTTCACCGATGACCTGTCTCCCGAAGCTATGTACCCTTCGCTGTCCGCTACCGATATCGCCGCGATCGAGGCCGACCTCGAAAAGTATGGATCTCGTGCGTACAACGGGGCGACCGGTTACGGAGTTCCCGGCGCCAAGGCTACTGGCGTGCAGGATGGGGCGTCTCGCAATGAGACGAACTCGGTGCGCGATTCCGGCACGATGAATGTCGTGCAGGCAGGCCCGGGGACACCCGCCGCGCTCACCATCAAGGCTCCCGACATGAGCCTGCGCACCTATCCCAGCGAGGCATTGCGCCCGGTCGGTACCGCTCTACCTGGGGACGAAGCCTATGCTATCGCCCAAGCACTGACGGTCTACACCCCGGTGGATGTCATCCGCGACTTCGGCACCGAATCCTCGACACATAACTCTTGGACACTCCCGACCTTCAACTCATACACCGATCTCGACATCAGAGGCTTTGATCCGGTCAGTGACGTGCAGACGTCGGCTGATCAGCCCGGCGAGAGCGCGACGAGCCTGCCAGCCGGGGTCACTGGCCCCGTGCATTGGAACGACTACCGCACGACGACGCCCATCGTCGAGTTGACCGGTGCATTCAGGAAGCGGTTCGCCGGGCTCCCCGGCGCCGAGGGTAACATGACCTCGACTGAGTTCTCGCCAGGCAACAACACCCATGGTGAAGGACCTCCCGGGGGAGCCACGATCCAGAGCGGTGGCATCACCGTGGCACCGACGCAGACGGTGACCTCGCAGATGTTCTTCAAGGGTACGAAACCCGACGCGCCTGCGCCGGTGAGCGCGATCGGCTGTGATGCGTGGGACAACACGAAACTCAACCTGCACGCGGTGGACGCTCCAGCGGCTGTCGGCGCTGGATACACCTCCGCTATGCAGCGAGTGCCTTCCGAGGGCGAAGCGGTCTGGGTCTCCGGCTACAACAATGTGCCCGGAACATACTTCGCGACTGATAAGAGCCAGGTGCCGAACGTGACGTTCCAGTACTCGGCTGCTCCCGGCGCTGAAGGCGCAGCTACCGAGTGCGGCGATGCACAGGGGCCCTGGTACGACGACCCGTCCGAGGTGCCGGGCAACGATACCGCACTTGCCGCAGATGGGATCTATACCGCTGTGGCTCGGGTCCGCGCCTTCGTGAACCTGCCTGAACCGGTCTCCAACAACACGATCTTGGGTGACGGGGTCTACCTCGTGATCTCGATTGGGCTTCGTGTGGCTGACAACGGCATGCCTACGGGAACGACCCTGCCGAACTACGGCGGTGTGAAGATGGTCGTCGGCGAAGAACTCACGTCTGAAGAACTCCTCTCCCATGCCAACAACTGGTCGCAGGCGACCTACACCCCGGAGACGCACGCCGGTTCGGGCGGCGACCGCCTGATCCTCGCCCACGCGCAGGCCCGCATCGACAAGCTGGTGCGCAAGGGTGACAGCGGCCAGTTCTCGGATACTCCTCCTCAGACTACGGGCGGTGATCTGGTGCAGTATCGTTTGCAGCCGTCTTTGACCTCGGGCGCCGCCACTCCAGGCATCTTGAAGGATGTCTGGGTCGAGGATTGCCTCCCCGGATCTCAGATTTACGCATCCGCATCGCTCACGCCGGTACTCGTGCAGTCCACCACGCCGACGGACTCAAAGCGTCCCGCCTGCGCGTCCGGTGAAACATACATTCGCTGGGTGATTCCGCAGCACGAAGTGAACAGGGTGATGGATCCGATCATCATGTCGGTGAACGTGGACCCGACTGCTGAGGACGGCGTGTACGAGAACACGGTCGTGGTGTGGGCCGAGGACGATGCCTCCACTTTGGAGCAGCGGTCGGATGAGGCGCAGATTCAGATCTCGAACATTCGCGGTGTCAGGATCACGAAGCAGCCGCTCACCCCGGTGGTGCAGGTCAACCGTGAAGGTCAGGTCACGAACGAGCTGAACGAGTGGTCGGTGAGGTTCTCGAACCGTCTGCCGGGCAATGCTCCGGTGCCGAACGATCCGGACATCATCGATGTGCTCCCGAAGCAGGGTGCGCTGGGGTCTGATTTCCATGGTTCGTTCACGTTCCACTCGGCCGAAGTGACCGACGGCAGTTTGCAGGGCCAGCAGGTGCGTATTCTCTACACGAAGAACGCCAACCCGTCGGAAGACCCGAGGAACGCCCGCAACGGCTCGACGGGGAACATCACCTGGTGTGATGCCCCGAGTGGCGGTGCAGTGGCCTCGGGGTCCGGAACTGTGGCTGACTGCCCGGCTTCGGAGTCTGAGGTGACTGCTGTTCGTGTCCAGCGTCCGGGCCCGTTCTCGACCGGGTCCGCGATCGAGTTCACGATCCGCATGGTCGGTGTCGACAACCGTGGCGGGGACGTGTACGTGAACCGGGCGACCGGGTACGCGGACGGTCTTGAGAACGCGGTGCGGTCGGCAGAGTCCCCGGAGGTCGCGATTGAGTCCTCGATCGGCGACTACACCTGGTGGGACTTAAACCGCGACGGCATCCAGAACCAGTGGCAGGGTGCCGCGGAGCAGCCCGCGACCGGGATCCCCGTGCGCGTGACGGGTGTGGATGATCTGGGCAACCCGGTCCAGATCGACACCACTACCGGCGAAGATGACGGCAAGTACGTCTTCGAGCAGCTGCGTTCCTCGAACGCGGACGGCTACACGGTGACGTTCACGAAACCAGACGGAACCGAGTTCACGGTGAAAACCGCGGGCGACGACCGTGCGGTCGATTCGAACGCCGATCCCGCAACCGGGGCTGCGGATGCGGTGGTGCTGGGGCGTGACACGCACGATCTCACGATCGACGCGGGCCTCCTGCCGCTGGGCGGGGTGCAGATCAACAAGGCGCTCACGGGTGCCGGGGCGGGCGAGTTCGCCGCTTCCGACACTCTGAAGTTCCAGGTCGTGTGCACCTTCGACCCGCAGCTCGACGGGGTCACCCCGGTCGAGGTCCTGAACCAGGAGGTCACCCTGCCGGTGAACGGTGCGAACGCGGTCACCAGCGATGTGATGGCGGGCCTGCCCGCGTTCTCGTCGTGCACGATCACCGAAACCGAACACGGCTCCGCTGACGCGCCCGCCGCGCCGGTCACCGTGACCGTGCCCTGGGACGCGGTCGAAGAGAAGTCGGGGACCGTGACGGGTTCTCTGACGAACTTCATCTCCGCAGGCTCGGTGCAGGTGTCGAAGACCCTCGCGGGTGACGACGTCGCGGTGGAGGCGGCGAAGGATCGCATGTTCGAGATCCTCACCACCTGCCAGATCGAAGAAGAAAACGATCTCGGAGAGACGATCCTCACGGACGTTTACTCGGGGGTCGTGAAGATCAAGGGCGGCCAGACGAAGTACCTCGTCGGTGACGACGGCGAACCGCGCCTGCTGCCCCTGAACGCGCGCTGCTTCGGCGAAGAGGTCAACACCGGCGGCGCGAAAGCGTCCGAGGTCGACTTCGACTCGTGGGAGAACTCGGTGCCTGTCACCGACGGCACCCCGGAAGAGCTGCAGGTCCTCACGATCTCGGCGGTGAACACCTTCGAGAACGCGGAACTGACCGTATCCAAGAAGGTCGAGGGCCCCGGCACCGGCGGCTTCTACGGCTTCGCCCTCTCGTGCACCATCCCTGGTGTTGGGGAGAACGGTGAGGTCGTGGATGGCGAGTACGTGCTGCCCGAGGGTGACGCGACGTTCCGGTTGAAGGACGGCGAGTCCAAGACCATCGCAGTGCCTGCCGGGGTGTCGTGCCAGGTGAAGGAAACCAACGTCCCGGACGGTGCGAAGGTCACCATCACCGACAGTGACGACACGACCGAGGGCGGGGTGAGCGACGGCATCGTCACGAACCTCACCGGCACGGACAACACGGTCAAGGTCCTCAACACCTTCCAGGAGCGTCCGCCGCTCGCGATCACGGGCGGTCAGATGCTCGGCGCCGCCGGGCTCCTCGGCGCGGGTCTGCTGCTGGTGGGCGGGGCCCTGTTCCTCCTCCGCAAACGCCGCAAAGAAGAAGAGGACGCCACGGTGACGCCCGCACAGGGATAG
- a CDS encoding sigma-70 family RNA polymerase sigma factor, translated as MYLHPFLRPGDSQLRVIIRAESAESRGSADQLQARWGCLRIRGGAGTMSDAVLRLPDPAPSPRPDVQALDDRALCDLVRAGADTEMGRAAFGELYARHQDAAFSQALLMTRDRGKAEDLVSETFVRVLRALSNGKGPTDSVLGYVLISLRSEAIRTCQTDAGTVTVAPDVLAELFDEPEEPAVEFLGERDQIGRAFGMLAEDARRVLWLLDVEGVTAEAASEYLGVQAGAVRVIAHRGRKKLAAAYLQQYVETRDPDCADTARLLGEHVRGELGKRDTAKVEQHLPECTECTGQVSRLRDLGQQLRAWAGPIIAGSGVAGAAAFAGGDAPAASAVTHPQPSTEAGQAAGTVSGSKIAGWVGLAAGIALLIAGAFTLFPKDATGTPTTPTAGTETTNTPGSEPDVPGSTPPITAEPGETTPTTGTTPDPDSTGKGAPELPESEPKVSPDDTTPNWILRD; from the coding sequence GTGTATCTTCACCCCTTTCTCCGCCCTGGAGATTCTCAGCTTCGGGTTATCATCAGAGCAGAATCGGCGGAATCTCGGGGATCTGCTGATCAACTACAGGCGCGGTGGGGATGTCTGAGGATCCGGGGAGGTGCAGGGACGATGAGCGATGCCGTACTGCGTCTTCCGGATCCAGCCCCTTCGCCCCGCCCCGACGTGCAGGCACTGGATGATCGGGCGTTGTGTGATCTGGTGCGTGCCGGCGCCGACACTGAAATGGGTCGTGCGGCGTTCGGGGAGTTGTATGCCCGGCATCAGGATGCGGCATTCTCGCAGGCCCTCCTGATGACGCGTGACCGTGGCAAAGCCGAAGACCTCGTGTCGGAGACCTTCGTGCGGGTGCTGCGGGCACTGTCGAACGGGAAAGGTCCGACGGACTCGGTGCTCGGGTACGTGCTGATCTCGCTTCGCAGCGAAGCGATCCGCACCTGCCAGACAGACGCCGGCACGGTCACTGTCGCCCCGGATGTCCTTGCGGAGCTTTTCGACGAACCCGAAGAACCCGCAGTTGAGTTCCTCGGGGAGCGGGATCAGATCGGGCGTGCGTTCGGGATGCTTGCGGAGGATGCGCGTCGGGTGTTGTGGCTGCTGGACGTCGAGGGGGTTACGGCTGAGGCTGCGTCGGAGTATCTGGGGGTGCAGGCGGGTGCGGTGCGGGTGATCGCGCACCGGGGCCGGAAGAAGCTCGCCGCCGCCTACCTGCAGCAGTACGTCGAGACCCGTGACCCCGATTGCGCGGACACTGCCCGCCTCCTGGGCGAGCATGTGCGCGGCGAGCTCGGGAAGCGCGACACCGCCAAAGTAGAACAGCACCTGCCCGAGTGCACGGAGTGCACGGGGCAGGTGTCGAGGTTGCGGGATCTCGGGCAGCAGCTGCGCGCCTGGGCCGGCCCCATCATTGCCGGCAGCGGAGTCGCCGGGGCAGCAGCGTTCGCTGGTGGTGATGCGCCTGCCGCGTCAGCGGTCACCCACCCGCAGCCATCCACGGAAGCCGGGCAGGCGGCGGGAACCGTGAGCGGGAGCAAGATCGCCGGATGGGTGGGACTTGCCGCAGGGATCGCGCTCCTGATCGCGGGCGCGTTCACTCTGTTCCCGAAAGACGCCACCGGCACCCCCACCACCCCGACCGCCGGCACCGAAACCACCAACACCCCCGGCAGTGAACCCGATGTGCCGGGAAGCACTCCGCCCATTACTGCGGAACCAGGCGAGACCACCCCCACCACCGGCACCACCCCAGACCCCGACTCCACGGGTAAGGGGGCGCCGGAACTTCCCGAGAGCGAACCCAAGGTCTCGCCAGATGACACCACCCCGAATTGGATACTCCGGGACTAG
- a CDS encoding ArdC-like ssDNA-binding domain-containing protein, protein MAGETRHGSARAAREAKLDEVREQLSAQVEELVTGEDWKQALAFAARFRSRSVNNSWLIFAQHQAAWEVGRVPDPMPTYVAGFRQWERLGRRVEKGQKGYAILAPVTGKFASRTPDDPVSWRKLAPKERPEPGEVVRSRMIGTKVAYVFDISQTDGPDVPLPPSPQLLEGETPAGLRDGLIRQVTEAGFQFLPVPHEGMFRGANGLTNFDTRQVAVRTNMDDAAQVKTLVHELAHVKMHGPDHEEARQHRGIGEVEAESVALMVGAAHGMDTSTYTVPYVSGWAMAADGKNPVQIVQGTAERVRKIAVEILDRLDTLQIGDGTPPGLTRDDPARAAEPQASRRQPARSSARKPVPQPRSSGSASLLRGL, encoded by the coding sequence ATGGCAGGAGAGACTCGACACGGCAGTGCACGTGCGGCGCGTGAGGCGAAGCTCGACGAGGTGCGCGAACAACTCAGTGCTCAGGTTGAGGAGCTCGTCACCGGTGAGGACTGGAAGCAGGCGCTGGCGTTCGCGGCAAGGTTCCGGTCCCGCAGCGTGAACAACTCGTGGCTGATCTTCGCCCAGCACCAGGCCGCCTGGGAAGTCGGCCGCGTGCCCGACCCGATGCCGACCTATGTGGCCGGGTTCCGGCAGTGGGAACGGCTCGGACGCCGGGTCGAGAAGGGCCAGAAGGGGTACGCGATCCTCGCCCCGGTCACCGGGAAGTTCGCCTCGAGAACCCCTGACGATCCGGTGTCGTGGCGGAAGCTCGCCCCGAAGGAGCGGCCGGAGCCGGGCGAGGTGGTCAGGTCGCGGATGATCGGGACGAAAGTCGCCTACGTCTTCGATATCTCCCAGACCGATGGCCCGGACGTACCTCTCCCGCCTTCGCCGCAGCTTCTCGAAGGCGAGACACCGGCGGGGCTCCGGGATGGTCTGATCCGCCAGGTGACCGAGGCCGGGTTCCAGTTTCTGCCGGTCCCGCACGAGGGCATGTTCCGCGGAGCGAACGGCCTTACGAACTTCGACACTCGGCAGGTGGCGGTGCGAACGAACATGGACGATGCCGCCCAGGTGAAGACCCTCGTCCACGAGCTCGCGCACGTGAAGATGCACGGCCCCGACCATGAGGAGGCCCGGCAGCATCGCGGGATCGGCGAAGTCGAAGCCGAGTCGGTTGCGCTCATGGTCGGGGCGGCGCACGGCATGGACACGAGCACCTACACGGTTCCGTACGTGTCGGGGTGGGCGATGGCCGCCGACGGGAAGAATCCCGTCCAGATCGTGCAGGGCACCGCGGAGCGGGTGCGGAAAATCGCGGTGGAGATCCTAGATCGCCTCGACACTTTGCAGATCGGCGATGGCACACCGCCTGGTCTCACCCGAGACGACCCCGCACGCGCGGCCGAGCCGCAGGCATCCCGGAGGCAGCCGGCACGGTCGTCAGCAAGGAAGCCAGTGCCTCAGCCGCGGTCTTCCGGCTCTGCGTCTCTGTTGCGGGGTCTGTGA